The following are encoded in a window of Hippoglossus stenolepis isolate QCI-W04-F060 chromosome 10, HSTE1.2, whole genome shotgun sequence genomic DNA:
- the LOC118117045 gene encoding claudin-20 → MASTGMQIFGFVLALLGIMGAMVATVLPNWKVSADVGSNIITAISQMQGLWMDCTWYSTGMFSCTLKYSVLSLPAYLQTARTTMVLCCVMAAMGLCLASLGLKCTRWGGGRRSKRHAAIASGGCFVAAGFLCLVPASWFTNEVITNFLDSSVPESNKFEPGGAVYVAFVSAGFLFVGGSIFCMSCSGKRHGPQDLVLLPPPDKLLLQQQQQQLLQQQQELQHQYCSLSPLDNKTGYSLQDYV, encoded by the coding sequence ATGGCATCCACGGGCATGCAGATATTTGGATTTGTCCTGGCTCTGTTGGGCATCATGGGTGCCATGGTGGCCACTGTGCTGCCCAACTGGAAGGTCAGCGCAGACGTGGGCTCCAACATCATCACAGCGATCTCCCAGATGCAGGGACTGTGGATGGACTGCACATGGTACAGCACAGGCATGTTCAGTTGCACACTCAAGTATTCCGTGCTTTCACTACCTGCGTACTTGCAGACGGCCCGCACCACCATGGTGCTGTGCTGCGTAATGGCTGCCATGGGCCTCTGCCTCGCATCCCTGGGACTAAAATGCACACGTTGGGGAGGTGGACGACGCTCCAAGCGACACGCTGCAATCGCAAGCGGTGGCTGCTTTGTTGCCGCAGGGTTTCTGTGTCTGGTTCCTGCTTCCTGGTTTACCAACGAGGTCATCACCAACTTTCTGGACTCCAGTGTGCCAGAGAGCAATAAGTTTGAGCCTGGGGGCGCTGTGTATGTTGCCTTTGTTTCAGCAGGATTCCTCTTTGTTGGGGGGTCCATCTTCTGTATGTCCTGTTCAGGGAAGCGGCATGGCCCCCAGGACCTGGTCCTGCTGCCTCCCCCTGACAAACTgctgctccagcagcagcagcaacagctgcttcagcagcagcaggagctccAGCACCAGtactgctctctctccccattaGACAATAAGACGGGCTACAGCCTGCAGGACTATGTGTAA